In one Spirosoma rigui genomic region, the following are encoded:
- a CDS encoding ATP-grasp domain-containing protein has protein sequence MSQLAFLCIATFHKGQDFLRACKELGNTVYLLTDQKLANADWPRDAIDDIFYLSSPSNAPYDLEKMITGLAHVMRSRQIDRVVALDDFDVEKGALIRETFRIDGMGQTTARYFRDKLAMRTRAAAAGIRVPPFSPIFHDETVTQFLQTTEAPWLIKPRAEASTTGIRKVHSLDEAWAVIHSLGDNRHEYLIECFKPGRVYHVDALSLDGKAVFTRVSQYLATPMEVAHGGGVFRTGTLPDDTPEVAALQQFNNEVLEAFGMRHSASHSEYIRGDHDGELYFLETASRVGGAHIAEMVEAASGVNLWREWAKLETAVARKEHYVPPTDEPNQAGLIVSLARQQWPDLSGFADEEVCWRINKEYHVGLIVRSSDRARILALLDDYMHRIYSDFHASAPVPDKAVS, from the coding sequence ATGAGCCAGTTAGCATTTTTGTGCATTGCTACGTTCCACAAAGGCCAGGATTTTCTGAGAGCCTGTAAAGAATTAGGCAATACGGTCTATCTGCTTACCGACCAGAAATTAGCCAATGCCGACTGGCCCCGTGACGCCATCGACGATATTTTCTACCTGTCGTCGCCGAGCAACGCTCCCTATGACCTGGAGAAAATGATTACCGGGCTGGCCCACGTTATGCGCTCCCGGCAAATCGACCGGGTCGTTGCTCTCGACGATTTCGACGTGGAGAAAGGTGCGCTGATCCGCGAAACCTTCCGGATCGACGGAATGGGCCAGACAACCGCCCGCTACTTCCGCGACAAGCTGGCCATGCGAACGCGGGCGGCTGCGGCTGGTATTCGTGTACCACCCTTCAGTCCGATTTTCCACGACGAGACGGTCACGCAATTTTTGCAAACGACCGAGGCTCCCTGGCTCATTAAACCCCGCGCTGAAGCCTCCACCACCGGCATCCGGAAAGTCCACTCCCTGGACGAAGCCTGGGCTGTTATCCATTCTCTCGGCGATAACCGGCACGAGTACCTCATCGAATGCTTCAAACCGGGCCGGGTCTACCACGTCGATGCCCTCTCGCTGGACGGCAAAGCGGTGTTTACGCGCGTGAGTCAATACCTGGCTACGCCCATGGAGGTAGCCCACGGGGGCGGAGTTTTCCGGACCGGCACGCTGCCTGATGATACACCCGAAGTGGCAGCTCTCCAACAGTTTAACAACGAAGTGCTGGAAGCCTTCGGCATGCGCCACAGCGCGTCCCACTCCGAGTACATCCGGGGCGATCATGACGGGGAATTATACTTCCTGGAAACGGCCTCCCGCGTGGGCGGGGCGCACATTGCCGAAATGGTCGAAGCCGCATCCGGGGTGAACCTCTGGCGCGAGTGGGCCAAACTCGAAACCGCCGTAGCCCGTAAAGAGCACTACGTTCCACCCACCGACGAGCCTAACCAGGCCGGGCTGATCGTGTCGCTGGCGCGGCAGCAGTGGCCCGACCTGTCGGGTTTTGCCGACGAAGAAGTTTGCTGGCGCATCAATAAGGAATACCATGTGGGCCTGATCGTGCGTTCCAGCGACCGGGCTCGTATTCTGGCCCTGCTCGACGACTACATGCACCGGATCTACAGCGATTTCCACGCGTCGGCACCGGTACCGGATAAGGCAGTAAGCTAA